In one Mycobacterium heckeshornense genomic region, the following are encoded:
- a CDS encoding cytochrome c biogenesis protein DipZ encodes MFTLALIGFVGGLITGISPCILPVLPVIFFAGAHSAPDDPAPAPDSGGAVVVAAKRSLSETLRPYLVIGGLVLSFSLVTLLGSALLSLLHLPQDAIRWVALAALVAIGLGLIFPGFEQLLERPFTRIPQIRIATRRNGFGLGLALGVLYVPCAGPVLAAIVVAGATASIGVGVVVLTVAFAVGTAVPLLFFALAGQRIAQRISAFRRRQREIRVAAGVVTILLAVALVLNLPAALQRAIPDYTNSLQEKVGGGEQVRQKLNLGGIVTDQNRQLSNCSNGASQLENCGPAPDLKNIAAWLNTPGNKPVDLRSLRGKVVLIDFWAYSCINCQRAIPHVEGWYRAYKDTGRGFEVIGVHTPEYAFEKVTANVEKGAADLGITYPIALDNGYSTWTNYRNRYWPAEYLIDAHGVVRHIKFGEGDYDVTERLIRQLLTDADPGAKLPPAVDSPDLTPKQHTTPETYLGVGKVVNYAGGGMYDEGTATFSYPPSLPADSFALSGPWSLDYQGATARSDDSSIELNYHAKDVYLVAGGTGTVTVIRDGKSTALPISGAPTSHQIVTGDRVTAGTLEVRLTKGLQVYSFTYG; translated from the coding sequence ATGTTCACCCTCGCGCTGATCGGCTTCGTCGGCGGCCTGATCACTGGTATCTCACCGTGCATCCTCCCGGTCTTGCCGGTGATCTTTTTCGCCGGCGCGCATAGCGCCCCCGACGACCCCGCGCCGGCGCCGGATTCCGGTGGCGCCGTCGTCGTCGCAGCGAAGCGATCACTGTCGGAAACGCTGCGGCCCTACCTGGTGATCGGTGGACTGGTGCTGAGCTTCAGCCTGGTTACCCTGCTCGGCTCGGCATTGCTGTCGCTGCTGCACCTGCCGCAAGACGCGATTCGCTGGGTCGCGTTGGCGGCGTTGGTGGCGATCGGGTTGGGCCTGATCTTCCCCGGGTTCGAACAGCTGCTGGAGCGCCCGTTCACCCGCATACCCCAAATACGTATCGCTACCCGCCGCAACGGCTTCGGGCTGGGTTTGGCGCTCGGTGTGCTCTATGTGCCGTGCGCGGGCCCGGTGCTGGCCGCGATCGTGGTCGCCGGGGCCACCGCGAGCATCGGCGTGGGAGTCGTCGTGCTTACCGTGGCGTTCGCGGTGGGCACCGCGGTGCCGTTGCTGTTCTTCGCCCTGGCCGGACAGCGAATAGCGCAACGGATCAGTGCTTTTCGGCGACGTCAGCGTGAGATTCGTGTCGCCGCAGGAGTCGTGACGATCCTGCTCGCTGTTGCGTTGGTCTTGAACCTGCCCGCGGCGCTGCAGCGGGCGATTCCCGACTACACCAACTCCCTGCAGGAAAAGGTCGGCGGCGGTGAGCAGGTCCGGCAGAAGCTCAATCTGGGTGGGATTGTCACCGACCAGAACAGGCAGCTGTCGAACTGCAGCAACGGGGCCTCACAGCTGGAAAACTGCGGCCCGGCACCCGATCTCAAAAACATCGCCGCATGGCTGAACACGCCCGGCAACAAACCCGTCGACCTGCGCTCGCTGCGCGGCAAGGTGGTGCTCATCGACTTTTGGGCGTATTCGTGCATCAACTGCCAACGTGCCATCCCGCACGTCGAGGGCTGGTATCGGGCCTACAAAGACACTGGCCGCGGTTTCGAGGTGATCGGCGTGCACACCCCCGAGTACGCGTTCGAAAAGGTCACCGCCAACGTCGAAAAGGGCGCCGCCGACTTGGGCATCACCTACCCGATCGCGCTGGACAACGGCTACTCCACCTGGACCAACTACCGCAACAGGTATTGGCCGGCGGAGTACCTGATCGACGCGCACGGAGTGGTGCGGCATATCAAGTTCGGCGAGGGCGACTACGACGTCACCGAGCGGCTCATCAGGCAACTGCTCACCGACGCCGATCCCGGGGCCAAGCTGCCCCCGGCGGTCGACTCACCCGATCTCACCCCCAAGCAGCACACCACCCCTGAGACGTACCTCGGGGTCGGCAAGGTGGTCAACTACGCCGGCGGCGGGATGTATGACGAGGGCACCGCCACATTCAGCTATCCGCCGAGCCTGCCCGCGGACAGCTTCGCGCTAAGTGGCCCCTGGTCACTGGACTATCAGGGCGCCACCGCCCGAAGCGACGACTCGAGCATCGAACTCAACTACCACGCCAAGGACGTCTACCTCGTCGCGGGCGGCACCGGGACGGTCACGGTGATCCGCGACGGGAAGTCGACGGCGCTGCCGATCAGCGGAGCCCCGACGTCGCATCAGATCGTCACTGGCGACCGAGTGACAGCTGGAACACTCGAGGTGCGCCTCACCAAAGGCCTGCAGGTGTACTCCTTCACCTACGGCTGA
- a CDS encoding fasciclin domain-containing protein, producing the protein MKIAHKALAATGVAAATMVGLAVSTSPTAAAADLVGPGCADYAALHPSGPASVEGMSQDPVATAASNNPELTTLTAAVSGQLNPQVNLVDTLNNGQYTVFAPTDDAFNKLPSSTIDELKTNADLLKSILTYHVVQGQLSPAKIPGTHKTLQGGNVTVTGQGNNLRINNAGLVCGGVPTANATVYMIDTVLMPPGM; encoded by the coding sequence ATGAAAATCGCACACAAGGCGCTGGCAGCAACCGGTGTTGCTGCGGCCACGATGGTGGGTCTCGCGGTGTCCACGTCGCCGACCGCGGCGGCAGCCGATCTGGTCGGCCCGGGATGCGCGGACTACGCGGCGCTGCATCCCAGCGGTCCCGCGTCGGTGGAAGGCATGTCGCAGGACCCGGTCGCGACCGCGGCGTCGAACAACCCGGAGCTGACCACGCTGACCGCGGCGGTCTCCGGCCAGCTCAACCCGCAGGTCAACCTGGTCGACACCCTCAACAACGGTCAGTACACCGTGTTCGCGCCGACCGATGACGCGTTCAACAAGCTGCCCTCGTCGACCATCGACGAGCTGAAGACCAACGCGGACTTGCTGAAAAGCATCCTGACCTACCACGTGGTGCAGGGCCAGCTGAGCCCCGCCAAGATTCCCGGTACCCACAAGACGCTGCAGGGCGGCAATGTGACGGTGACCGGTCAGGGCAACAATTTGAGGATCAACAATGCCGGGCTGGTCTGCGGCGGAGTGCCCACCGCCAACGCGACGGTGTACATGATCGACACCGTGCTGATGCCACCCGGCATGTAG
- a CDS encoding SAM-dependent methyltransferase, which yields MKPARIRAVVIADRLAELFCDVVGFTLPVRIRAWDNSEAGPSSAPVLVIRSRRALRRLLWAPGELGLARAYVSGDVDVDGDLADGFRLAWASARRQNGRHRRTRISLRTKIRAVFAAASLGVIGPPPAPPAAEARLTGRRHSRTRDRAAIAHHYDLSNEFYRLLLDEQMTYSSAYFTHDGQSLDEAQTAKLDLICRKLDLRPGMRLLDVGCGWGSLICYAAVHYGVHATGITLSRQQRDFIAGRLAESRVDNAEVRLADYRDFDAAAATRESFDAVSSVEMGEHVGEQQYPEYARMLFRALKPTGRLLLQQMSRRSDAAPGGGPFIERYIAPDMHMRPLAHTLSYLQNAGFEVRDVEAMREHYARTARHWIETLDEQYDQFVALLGEQAARAWRLYLVGGALAFEQGRMGVDQILAVKPTADGQAAMPWTRPWAAPPS from the coding sequence ATGAAACCTGCCCGGATTCGCGCTGTCGTGATCGCCGACCGCTTAGCGGAGTTGTTCTGCGATGTCGTCGGATTCACGCTACCGGTGCGGATCCGGGCGTGGGACAACAGCGAGGCCGGACCGTCCAGCGCGCCTGTGCTGGTCATCCGCTCACGCCGTGCGCTGCGCAGGTTGCTCTGGGCACCAGGGGAATTGGGTCTCGCGCGGGCGTACGTGTCCGGTGACGTCGACGTCGACGGCGACCTCGCCGACGGCTTCCGACTGGCCTGGGCCAGCGCCCGGCGGCAGAACGGGCGGCACCGTAGGACGCGAATCTCGTTGCGGACCAAGATAAGAGCAGTGTTCGCCGCGGCAAGCTTGGGCGTGATCGGACCGCCGCCCGCCCCGCCCGCTGCTGAGGCTCGGCTGACCGGTCGGCGACACTCCCGGACGCGGGACCGCGCGGCGATCGCCCACCACTACGACCTGTCCAACGAGTTCTACCGGTTGCTGCTGGACGAGCAGATGACCTACTCGTCGGCGTATTTCACCCACGACGGACAGTCACTCGACGAGGCGCAGACCGCGAAACTGGATCTGATCTGCCGCAAGCTGGATCTCCGCCCAGGCATGCGGCTGCTCGACGTCGGCTGCGGCTGGGGTTCGCTGATCTGTTATGCGGCGGTGCATTACGGTGTGCACGCCACCGGTATTACGCTGTCGCGGCAGCAACGGGACTTCATCGCCGGCCGGCTGGCCGAAAGCCGAGTGGACAACGCCGAGGTGCGGCTGGCGGACTACCGCGATTTCGACGCGGCGGCTGCTACCCGCGAGTCTTTCGATGCGGTCAGCTCGGTCGAGATGGGCGAGCATGTCGGCGAACAGCAATACCCGGAATATGCGCGCATGCTGTTTCGGGCGCTCAAGCCGACCGGGCGGCTCCTGCTGCAGCAGATGTCGCGGCGCAGCGATGCCGCGCCGGGCGGTGGGCCGTTCATCGAGCGCTACATCGCACCCGACATGCACATGCGCCCGCTGGCACACACGCTGAGCTATCTGCAGAACGCAGGCTTCGAGGTGCGCGACGTCGAGGCCATGCGCGAACACTATGCGCGCACCGCACGGCACTGGATCGAAACATTAGACGAGCAGTACGACCAGTTCGTCGCCCTGCTGGGCGAGCAGGCGGCCCGGGCGTGGCGGCTGTATCTGGTGGGCGGCGCGCTGGCATTCGAGCAGGGCCGGATGGGCGTCGACCAGATTCTGGCGGTCAAGCCCACCGCCGACGGTCAGGCCGCGATGCCCTGGACCCGCCCCTGGGCGGCGCCGCCGTCATAG
- a CDS encoding MerR family transcriptional regulator produces the protein MTADGPAVAERGPQSGDQARPRYTVRAAAQLLGVPTATLRSWTHRYGIGPAEHRPGAHRLYSDTDLQMLRHMRTLIDQGASPQSAARTAMASATPGYAETAPLLAAAFGLDAVNAALIIERHLRHYGVLDTWDLLVRPVFAVIESRQREGEKCIDIEHMLSWAVARSFQQIPMPPTGTPTSVILACTANETHALPLEALRAALCERGRGVLMLGAAVPVEAVIDALARSSPPRAVVIWSQTAGTADAAMIRTVGNATPQVMAAGPGWDSVRLPPATVRPKSLRDAVQKLTTHTDPAAMAPACPDS, from the coding sequence ATGACCGCAGACGGGCCGGCCGTTGCCGAACGCGGTCCGCAGTCCGGCGACCAAGCCCGGCCGAGATACACCGTGCGCGCGGCCGCACAGTTGCTCGGGGTGCCGACCGCGACACTGCGCAGCTGGACCCACCGCTACGGCATCGGTCCGGCCGAGCACCGACCGGGTGCCCATCGCCTTTACAGCGACACCGACCTTCAGATGTTGCGCCACATGCGAACGCTGATCGACCAGGGCGCCAGCCCGCAAAGCGCGGCGCGGACCGCGATGGCGTCGGCGACACCCGGCTATGCCGAGACGGCTCCGCTGTTGGCCGCCGCATTCGGGCTCGACGCGGTCAACGCTGCGCTGATCATCGAGCGTCATCTGCGCCACTACGGGGTGCTTGACACCTGGGACTTGCTGGTGCGGCCGGTCTTCGCGGTCATCGAAAGCCGCCAACGCGAGGGCGAGAAGTGCATCGACATCGAACACATGCTGTCGTGGGCGGTTGCGCGCTCGTTCCAGCAGATACCCATGCCGCCCACCGGGACCCCGACCTCGGTGATCTTGGCCTGCACCGCCAACGAAACCCATGCCCTGCCTCTGGAAGCACTTCGTGCCGCGTTGTGTGAGCGCGGCCGCGGGGTGTTGATGCTGGGGGCGGCGGTCCCGGTCGAGGCGGTGATCGACGCGCTGGCGCGTAGCTCACCGCCGAGGGCGGTGGTGATCTGGTCGCAAACCGCCGGCACCGCGGATGCGGCCATGATCAGGACGGTCGGCAACGCGACGCCGCAGGTGATGGCCGCCGGACCCGGGTGGGACTCGGTGCGCCTGCCACCGGCGACGGTGCGACCAAAATCGCTTCGTGATGCGGTGCAAAAACTGACCACTCACACCGACCCCGCCGCGATGGCCCCGGCTTGCCCAGACAGCTGA
- the idi gene encoding isopentenyl-diphosphate Delta-isomerase: MLDSSPPSHEELVVLVDDDARPVGTLPKAAVHHRSTPLHLGFSCYLFDRRGRVLLTRRALTKPTWPGVWTNSCCGHPLPDEPLPEAVRRRARHELGLHIDHVQCVLPRFRYRAIATDGTVENELCPVFCARAHGAVQPAADEVMDWRWVLWSELRAAAELSWPLSPWAAAQVPLLDDADIGRWGQGSG, encoded by the coding sequence GTGCTCGATAGTTCGCCGCCGTCACACGAAGAACTCGTCGTCCTGGTCGACGACGACGCCCGGCCGGTCGGAACCCTGCCCAAGGCGGCCGTACATCACCGGTCGACCCCGCTTCACCTGGGTTTCTCCTGTTACCTGTTCGATCGCCGCGGACGGGTCCTGCTGACCCGACGAGCATTGACAAAACCCACCTGGCCCGGCGTGTGGACGAACTCGTGCTGCGGCCATCCACTGCCCGACGAACCGCTGCCGGAGGCGGTGCGGCGCCGCGCCCGTCATGAGTTGGGGTTGCACATCGACCACGTGCAGTGCGTGCTGCCGCGCTTTCGCTATCGCGCCATCGCAACCGACGGCACCGTCGAAAACGAACTGTGTCCTGTGTTTTGCGCCCGCGCGCACGGAGCGGTGCAGCCGGCGGCCGACGAGGTGATGGACTGGCGCTGGGTCTTGTGGTCCGAGTTGCGCGCGGCGGCCGAGCTCTCCTGGCCGCTGAGCCCGTGGGCCGCCGCCCAGGTTCCCCTGCTGGACGACGCCGACATTGGGCGCTGGGGCCAAGGCAGCGGGTAA
- a CDS encoding glycosyltransferase encodes MSVILAYGSPSLGHLFPLCALLSELVARGHQVHLRTMAAGVAEARRIGVKAHAVDPRIEAIVGRDWTTRNALDVLQMSIDVFCRRAALEVDDVRVAVELVRPDVVIVDANCWGAMSFADAKNLPWAVFSPFTPFLRSPGVPPFGPGLRPWPGMLGRVRDAAVRPVVAHVFDRRILPRINAIRTRLGAPPVRSVDKFLRRAPLLLAVGGEPLEYPHPGWGDTVHLIGACAFEPAPPAAPAWLSRIEQPLVLVSTSSIRQADTVLARTALEALAGEPVHVVATFPAGIPEGLPKTPNATVCRFVSHRAVLARAVCAITHGGMGTTQKALDCGVPVCVVPFARDQAEVARRVEMAGCGTRLPAKKLTAPRLRASMYKAMTMTDGARRVAAGFAATGGVARGADLIESRLLSQPVTAQ; translated from the coding sequence ATGTCGGTCATCCTCGCGTACGGCTCCCCGTCGCTGGGTCACCTGTTCCCGTTGTGCGCACTGCTGTCGGAACTGGTCGCGCGCGGCCACCAGGTTCACCTTCGGACAATGGCAGCCGGGGTCGCCGAGGCGCGGCGGATTGGCGTCAAGGCGCACGCCGTTGACCCGCGCATCGAGGCAATCGTGGGACGGGATTGGACCACACGCAATGCGCTCGACGTGTTGCAGATGTCGATCGACGTTTTCTGTCGGCGCGCAGCGCTCGAGGTCGACGACGTGCGCGTGGCGGTCGAGCTGGTGCGCCCGGACGTGGTGATCGTGGACGCCAACTGCTGGGGCGCGATGTCGTTCGCTGACGCGAAAAACCTTCCCTGGGCTGTCTTTTCGCCTTTCACACCGTTCCTTCGCTCGCCCGGCGTGCCACCGTTCGGTCCAGGCTTGCGGCCATGGCCCGGCATGCTGGGCCGTGTCCGCGACGCCGCCGTGCGCCCTGTGGTGGCGCACGTGTTCGACCGCCGGATCCTGCCGCGGATCAACGCCATCCGCACGCGGCTGGGCGCGCCGCCGGTCCGGTCGGTCGACAAGTTTCTGCGTCGGGCACCGCTGCTGCTGGCCGTCGGTGGCGAGCCGCTGGAATACCCGCACCCCGGCTGGGGCGACACCGTGCATCTGATCGGCGCGTGCGCGTTCGAGCCGGCACCGCCGGCCGCTCCGGCGTGGCTGTCACGAATCGAACAGCCCCTTGTGTTGGTTTCCACATCGTCGATCCGGCAGGCCGATACCGTGCTGGCAAGGACCGCCCTAGAGGCGTTGGCCGGTGAACCGGTCCATGTGGTCGCCACCTTCCCGGCCGGCATACCCGAGGGCTTGCCGAAAACACCGAACGCCACCGTGTGCCGATTCGTCTCCCACCGCGCGGTGCTCGCCCGGGCCGTCTGCGCGATCACCCACGGCGGGATGGGAACCACCCAGAAGGCGCTCGACTGCGGCGTTCCGGTGTGCGTCGTGCCGTTCGCGCGCGATCAGGCCGAGGTGGCCCGACGTGTCGAAATGGCAGGATGCGGAACCCGCTTGCCGGCGAAAAAGCTGACCGCGCCGCGGCTGCGGGCCAGCATGTACAAGGCGATGACGATGACCGACGGGGCGCGGCGGGTGGCCGCCGGTTTCGCCGCCACGGGCGGCGTCGCCCGCGGCGCCGATCTCATCGAGAGCCGTCTGCTCAGCCAGCCGGTCACCGCGCAGTAG
- a CDS encoding DUF2784 domain-containing protein produces MRFLHRAVVVFAAAAHFAYLVYVPSGGFLALRWPRTIWLHLAAVLWGVAVVRWAAPCPLTWLENVAREKAQMRRLGPGGFIDHYVEGVLYPADATWSLQLLAFSAAGVSWLVFARAADTRRVSRRAKC; encoded by the coding sequence ATGAGATTTCTGCACCGCGCCGTCGTCGTCTTTGCGGCCGCTGCCCATTTCGCCTACCTGGTCTACGTGCCGAGCGGAGGATTTTTGGCGTTGCGCTGGCCGCGCACCATCTGGCTGCACCTGGCGGCCGTGCTATGGGGGGTGGCCGTGGTCAGATGGGCCGCCCCGTGCCCGTTGACGTGGCTGGAGAATGTGGCCCGCGAGAAGGCGCAGATGCGTCGGCTGGGCCCGGGCGGATTCATCGACCATTACGTCGAAGGAGTGCTCTACCCGGCCGACGCGACCTGGAGCCTGCAGTTGCTGGCATTCTCAGCGGCCGGCGTGTCCTGGCTGGTATTCGCCCGTGCCGCGGACACGCGCCGAGTGTCGCGGCGCGCCAAGTGCTGA
- a CDS encoding polyprenyl synthetase family protein, which yields MLALPTLGCAHSDGHAGFETWRAGVRDTVLASVAGFVATRCAVDLRGPGADIAAGIVQGFFDGGKCVRSTFALLGWLCGADADAAALRAAASFELLHAFALLQDDVMDDSPVRRGRASAHVQFARWHRDRGLSGSSRRFGESAAMLLGDLCLVWAEQMLRGSGLALDALDRAWPRYDTMRTELAVGQLGDIVNDAASLPSLVEVLDVARRKSGNYTVRWPLEIGAVLAGCDDDVLTLLSGYGEAVGEAFQMRDDLLGIYGSPRVTGKPAGADLLERKATTVVAAAYQLADNGLRRRLSELMGSDELDQSGVDQWRTLIAATGAVELIEQMIAERVAAALELLGSDRIDHSVRDALANMAVACSQRAA from the coding sequence ATGCTCGCGTTACCCACTTTGGGGTGCGCGCACAGCGACGGCCACGCCGGCTTCGAGACCTGGCGCGCCGGCGTCCGCGACACCGTGCTGGCGTCGGTGGCCGGTTTCGTCGCCACCCGCTGCGCGGTCGACCTGCGCGGGCCAGGTGCCGACATTGCCGCCGGGATAGTGCAGGGATTTTTCGATGGCGGCAAGTGCGTGCGCTCGACCTTTGCCTTGCTGGGCTGGCTGTGTGGGGCCGACGCCGACGCCGCGGCGCTGCGGGCGGCCGCCAGCTTCGAGCTGCTGCACGCCTTCGCGCTGCTGCAAGACGACGTGATGGACGATTCGCCAGTGCGCCGCGGCCGGGCCTCGGCGCACGTGCAATTCGCCCGGTGGCATCGTGACCGCGGGTTATCCGGGTCGTCGCGTCGGTTCGGGGAGTCGGCTGCGATGCTGCTCGGCGATCTGTGCCTGGTATGGGCCGAGCAGATGCTGCGGGGAAGCGGACTGGCTCTCGATGCGCTCGACCGCGCTTGGCCGCGCTACGACACCATGCGGACCGAGCTCGCGGTCGGGCAGCTCGGCGACATCGTCAACGACGCGGCGAGCCTGCCCAGCCTGGTCGAGGTGCTCGACGTCGCGCGCCGCAAGTCAGGCAACTACACGGTGCGCTGGCCGCTGGAAATCGGGGCCGTCCTGGCCGGCTGCGATGACGATGTGCTCACGCTGCTAAGCGGCTACGGTGAGGCGGTGGGAGAGGCCTTTCAGATGCGAGACGACCTGCTCGGTATCTATGGCTCGCCGCGGGTTACCGGTAAGCCCGCGGGCGCCGATCTGTTGGAGCGCAAGGCCACCACCGTCGTGGCGGCCGCCTATCAGCTGGCGGACAACGGGTTACGGCGCCGGTTGTCGGAATTGATGGGCTCTGATGAGCTTGACCAGAGCGGCGTCGACCAGTGGCGCACACTGATCGCGGCCACCGGCGCAGTGGAGTTGATCGAGCAGATGATCGCTGAGCGGGTCGCCGCCGCGCTGGAATTGCTCGGCAGCGACCGGATCGACCACTCCGTGCGCGACGCGTTGGCCAACATGGCCGTGGCATGCTCGCAGCGGGCGGCATGA